In Amphiprion ocellaris isolate individual 3 ecotype Okinawa chromosome 3, ASM2253959v1, whole genome shotgun sequence, one genomic interval encodes:
- the ppp1r3ab gene encoding uncharacterized protein ppp1r3ab, translating into MSVARSRSAAVHFPLTLTKSSMESVGLPSLSGASSLLGVPGFCSLDVDEDEGDVVIGIRPKSSPLPRRRSSATDDDSEPEPPPSGSRRVSFADAKGLSLVQVKEFGTWDVPKLPGYESSEGEGTDVEEFFLSPLTFSLPWSTQELFAKVREQKVELEAIELIPGTTILKGIIRVLNISFSKAVYVRTTLDTWSSHFDLLAEYVPGSSDGLMDCFSFKLTLVPPFGEQGARVDFCLRYETPLGTFWSNNDNRNYVLFCHQKIKTVREKPQKEKVNKKSCLKTVSQNFSSVENISATEASSQENISADVSNSGREVDSMKTKKNFDGQSVTSEEHRQKLMIENRQNSSRRSRRKAARMARVRDHFAQRDGGASDTEREESPPEIKQAAQKETPKEKQIDVQSFSDGKSTTEGSQFVSESVEMCSEPLLNVLRDTSPAHDSMSNTESEESESITVADSATFKGGESVTDIPDSPLHSTDESGPAEQQNINDVIIKAEESSQNQGTSYESTSNTATVSSENLVSQTNSFTFGTVVAPLYHQVFGRVGSESQSTGDGGNPIQATLNTADLNAHTKIRQISCIDSTDATSKDDNVQVNLINNQESSHECLNATLICPPTEEQETSFNVSANEVLDCAETTQDPTGIENTDHSTNASENSTPLLGDTLGHPERVNMLNKDLLNPQIHTESLHLQGEEQEDKLTPDLQSQITGETPQSQLPEPTCKQIETNLAETLAESETQEVKISLQSSFILLQPSQSDHVVKETEQQTSRRGEEECVELNSDHKNGQTETISKTNTSPKADKLLEALHDVNSNHIDNSVKKEPEDIVVPCRELEKRDFTTLETSLETQDKTNNMEKANKGTYRLHKGETEQPTDKVIGVVAESMTKATINEYDRHGDMLVGLKDEESLEDIEHCETEAAVPKQDVASCLTVITEAKNWEMMVEEEENSILTNQEEYEPINLKTGTEVIERDTTEEKKRNLWRRS; encoded by the exons ATGTCAGTTGCCAGAAGCAGAAGCGCTGCAGTTCATTTCCCACTGACTCTCACAAAGAGCTCCATGGAGTCCGTGGGACTACCGAGCCTTTCTGGGGCCTCTAGCCTCTTAGGAGTCCCAGGCTTCTGCTCCTTGGATGTGGACGAGGATGAAGGCGACGTGGTCATCGGCATCAGGCCcaaatcctctcctctcccacGGAGAAGGAGCTCTGCCACTGATGATGACTCAGAGCCTGAACCTCCCCCATCTGGCTCCAGGAGAGTGTCCTTTGCAGATGCCAAAGGCCTCAGTTTGGTTCAAGTAAAGGAGTTTGGGACATGGGATGTACCCAAACTGCCAGGATATGAGTCCTCTGAGGGTGAAGGCACAGATGTGGAGGAATTTTTCCTCTCACCTTTAACTTTCTCTCTTCCATGGTCAACTCAGGAGCTGTTTGCCAAAGTCCGGGAGCAGAAAGTGGAGTTGGAAGCAATCGAATTAATTCCAGGGACCACAATACTAAAAGGAATTATCCGTGTCCTCAATATTTCCTTCAGTAAGGCGGTATATGTCCGAACTACTTTGGACACCTGGTCGAGCCACTTTGACCTACTAGCCGAGTACGTTCCTGGGTCCAGTGATGGTCTGATGGACTGTTTTTCGTTTAAGCTTACCTTAGTGCCCCCATTTGGAGAGCAGGGAGCCAGAGTTGACTTTTGTCTGCGTTATGAGACTCCTCTGGGGACATTCTGGTCCAACAATGACAACAGGAACTATGTGCTGTTTTgtcatcagaaaataaaaacagtgagaGAGAAACCACAGAAGGAGAAAGTGAATAAGAAAAGCTGCCTAAAGACTGTCAG TCAGAACTTCTCCTCTGTGGAAAACATTTCAGCAACGGAAGCTTCATCACAGGAAAATATTTCAGCAG ATGTGTCAAACAGTGGAAGAGAGGTGGACTCTatgaaaaccaagaaaaactTTGATGGTCAATCAGTAACATCAGAAGAACATAGACAGAAATTGATG ATCgagaacagacagaacagcAGTCGAAGAAGTCGCAGAAAAGCTGCACGGATGGCTCGAGTCAGGGACCACTTTGCTCAAAGAGATGGAGGAGCGAGTGACACTGAAAGAGAAGAGTCAcctccagaaataaaacaggCAGCTCAAAAAGAAACCccaaaggaaaaacaaatagATGTTCAGTCATTTTCTGATGGGAAGAGCACTACAGAAGGTTCTCAGTTTGTTTCTGAATCTGTGGAAATGTGCAGCGAACCTCTCCTCAATGTTTTACGTGATACGTCACCAGCACATGACAGCATGTCTAACACTGAGTCAGAGGAATCTGAGAGCATCACTGTGGCTGACTCAGCCACATTTAAAGGAGGTGAGAGTGTCACAGATATCCCAGACAGCCCGCTGCATTCAACTGATGAGTCTGGTCCTGCAGAACAGCAAAATATCAATGACGTTATCATCAAAGCTGAGGAAAGCAGTCAGAACCAAGGCACAAGTTATGAATCTACCAGCAACACAGCAACAGTGAGCAGTGAAAACCTGGTTAGCCAGACCAACAGCTTCACATTTGGAACTGTGGTGGCTCCACTGTATCATCAGGTGTTTGGCAGAGTGGGAAGTGAAAGTCAGAGCACAGGTGACGGGGGAAATCCTATACAGGCTACTCTGAATACTGCAGACCTAAATGCGCACACCAAAATAAGACAGATTAGCTGTATTGATTCAACAGATGCTACAAGTAAAGATGACAACGTTCAAGTAAATTTGATAAATAATCAGGAATCCAGCCATGAATGCTTAAATGCCACGCTAATTTGTCCTCCTACTGAAGAACAAGAAACAAGTTTTAATGTGTCAGCAAATGAAGTCCTGGACTGTGCAGAAACTACACAAGATCCAACTGGGATAGAAAATACAGACCACAGTACAAATGCCTCTGAAAATTCAACACCTCTTCTAGGGGACACATTAGGACATCCTGAGAGGGTAAACATGTTAAATAAAGATTTGTTGAATCCACAAATACACACTGAGAGTTTACATCTCCAgggagaagaacaggaagacaaaCTAACCCCTGACCTCCAAAGCCAAATCACAGGAGAAACACCACAGAGTCAGCTGCCAGAGCCCACTTGTAAACAAATTGAAACTAATCTTGCTGAAACACTTGCAGAAAGTGAAACACAAGAAGTCAAGATCAGTCTACAGTCATCGTTTATATTACTTCAACCTTCTCAGAGTGACCATGTCGTTAAAGAGACAGAGCAACAGACCagcagaagaggagaggaggagtgTGTGGAGCTAAACAGTGACCACAAAAATGGACAGACTGAGACTATATCAAAAACCAACACATCTCCAAAGGCGGATAAACTATTGGAAGCGTTACATGATGTGAATTCGAACCACATTGATAATTCAGTTAAAAAAGAACCTGAGGATATTGTTGTGCCTTGCCGTGAACTTGAGAAAAGGGATTTCACAACACTGGAGACATCTCTGGAAACTCAGGATAAAACTAATAACATGGAAAAAGCTAATAAAGGGACGTACAGGTTACATAAAGGTGAAACAGAACAGCCCACTGACAAGGTAATTGGTGTGGTAGCTGAATCCATGACAAAAGCAACGATAAATGAGTATGACAGACATGGTGACATGTTGGTGGGACTCAAAGATGAAGAATCTTTGGAAGACATAGAGCATTGTGAAACAGAAGCTGCTGTTCCAAAACAGGATGTGGCTTCTTGTTTGACAGTCATTACTGAGGCCAAAAACTGGGAAATGATGGTTGAAGAGGAGGAAAATAGCATATTAACAAATCAGGAGGAGTATGAgccaattaatttaaaaacaggcaCTGAAGTAATCGAGAGAGACACtacagaggagaaaaagaggaaTTTATGGAGGAGATCATAG